The following proteins are encoded in a genomic region of Populus trichocarpa isolate Nisqually-1 chromosome 13, P.trichocarpa_v4.1, whole genome shotgun sequence:
- the LOC18110265 gene encoding trans-resveratrol di-O-methyltransferase, whose product MELINEESASELLQAQTHVWNHIFYFINSMTLKCAVQLGIPDVIQKHGKPMTLSELVSALPIHPSKAQYVHRLMRILVHSGFFSQQNLNDIHNQDAYSLTQSTRLLLKDNPWSMRPLLLVFLDPVLTKPWDCLSTWFQNDDRNAFSVAHENTFWEYAGQDPRINNLFNDAMARDSILVSKVVVCKCKGIFDGVNSLVDVGGGLGTMAKGIAEAFPHMDCTVFDLPHVVSDLQGSKNLKYVGGDMFEAVPPADAILLKWILHDWSDEDCVKILRRCKQAIMSTGQQKAGKVIIIDMVRENLNGDEGSIETQLLFDLQLMVGFSGMERNEKEWAKLFFDAGFLNYKIHPVLGTRALIELYP is encoded by the exons ATGGAGTTGATTAATGAGGAAAGTGCTAGTGAGCTACTTCAAGCTCAAACTCATGTGTGGAATCATATATTCTACTTCATAAACTCCATGACTTTGAAATGTGCTGTTCAACTAGGCATACCAGATGTGATCCAAAAACATGGCAAACCCATGACCCTCTCTGAGCTTGTTTCTGCCCTACCAATCCACCCATCAAAAGCTCAATATGTCCACCGCCTTATGCGTATTCTCGTGCACTCTGGTTTCTTTTCCCAGCAAAATCTTAATGACATTCACAACCAAGATGCCTATTCCCTTACCCAATCCACTCGTCTCCTACTCAAGGACAATCCCTGGAGTATGAGACCTCTTTTACTTGTGTTTCTCGACCCAGTTCTGACAAAACCATGGGATTGCTTGAGCACTTGGTTCCAAAATGATGATCGCAATGCATTTAGTGTTGCCCATGAAAATACATTTTGGGAGTACGCTGGCCAAGATCCAAGAATCAACAATCTCTTTAATGATGCCATGGCTAGAGATAGCATACTAGTTAGTAAGGTGGTTGTATGCAAATGTAAAGGCATCTTTGATGGGGTGAATTCTTTGGTGGATGTCGGGGGAGGCTTAGGAACTATGGCCAAGGGCATTGCTGAAGCATTTCCCCACATGGACTGCACCGTGTTTGATCTCCCCCATGTGGTTTCTGACTTGCAAGGCAGCaaaaatttgaagtatgtaGGGGGGGATATGTTCGAGGCAGTTCCTCCAGCAGACGCAATTTTACTCaag TGGATACTGCATGACTGGAGTGATGAAGACTGCGTGAAAATACTTAGACGATGCAAACAAGCAATTATGAGTACGGGACAGCAGAAAGCTGGGAAGGTGATAATTATAGATATGGTGAGAGAGAACCTGAATGGAGACGAGGGGTCAATTGAAACGCAGCTACTTTTTGATCTACAATTGATGGTGGGTTTTAGTGGCATGgagagaaatgaaaaggagtggGCTAAGCTCTTCTTTGATGCTGGTTTCCTCAATTATAAGATACACCCTGTGCTAGGCACAAGAGCTCTCATTGAGCTTTATCCTTGA